A genomic region of Caulobacter vibrioides contains the following coding sequences:
- a CDS encoding bactofilin family protein: protein MFAKKKETPAKLALTPLEPQRAATPQPAQPQPAPAPARPKPASLIAQGLTIRGDVVGDLEVHLDCVVLGDVKVGKLIVGPNARIEGSIVAQAMEIHGLVIGAVTAQSVRLYGTARVDGDITHEQLAMEPGAEFQGRSLKFRRPTPAPQPGQPAPAAQAQAPTAPPTPPSASQTPYNHSAH, encoded by the coding sequence ATGTTCGCCAAGAAGAAAGAGACTCCCGCGAAGCTGGCCCTGACTCCGCTGGAACCGCAGCGCGCCGCCACGCCGCAACCGGCTCAGCCCCAGCCCGCCCCCGCTCCGGCGCGCCCCAAGCCCGCCTCGCTGATTGCGCAGGGCCTGACGATCCGCGGCGACGTGGTCGGCGACCTCGAGGTGCACCTGGACTGCGTGGTGCTGGGCGATGTGAAGGTGGGCAAGCTGATCGTTGGCCCCAACGCGCGCATCGAGGGCTCGATCGTGGCGCAGGCCATGGAGATCCACGGCCTGGTCATCGGCGCGGTCACCGCCCAGAGCGTTCGCCTGTACGGCACCGCCCGGGTCGACGGCGACATCACCCACGAGCAGCTGGCCATGGAGCCGGGCGCCGAGTTCCAGGGCCGTAGCCTGAAGTTCCGCCGCCCCACGCCGGCGCCGCAGCCGGGTCAGCCCGCGCCCGCCGCCCAGGCCCAGGCGCCGACCGCGCCCCCGACGCCGCCTTCGGCCTCGCAGACGCCGTACAACCACTCGGCGCACTAG
- a CDS encoding chemotaxis protein CheW: MTSIVSYAQGQALQVLSFEVGAQTYCVPVSAVREIRGVTPPTPLPDAPPYVRGVINLRGQVMPVIDLSWRLGKGVAEDGERQVIIVVENQNDVAGMLVDAVCDSFIVEADQINPPPSLGDGEDSPLVSAVITSGEGSMTILLAVSRILPERPIEALAA; encoded by the coding sequence ATGACCAGCATCGTGTCGTACGCCCAAGGCCAGGCCCTTCAGGTCCTGTCGTTCGAAGTCGGCGCCCAGACCTATTGCGTGCCCGTGAGCGCTGTGCGCGAGATCCGCGGCGTCACCCCGCCGACCCCCCTGCCCGACGCGCCGCCCTATGTCCGGGGCGTGATCAATCTGCGCGGTCAGGTGATGCCGGTCATCGATCTGTCGTGGCGCCTTGGCAAGGGCGTGGCCGAGGATGGCGAGCGTCAGGTCATCATCGTGGTCGAGAACCAGAACGACGTCGCCGGCATGCTGGTCGATGCGGTCTGCGACAGCTTCATCGTCGAGGCCGACCAGATCAACCCGCCGCCCAGCCTGGGCGACGGCGAGGACTCGCCGCTGGTGTCGGCCGTGATCACCTCGGGCGAAGGCTCGATGACCATCCTGCTGGCCGTCAGCCGCATCCTGCCCGAGCGCCCGATCGAAGCCCTGGCCGCTTAA
- a CDS encoding Zn-dependent alcohol dehydrogenase encodes MKAAVLREVGKPLQIETVAIGKPGPREVLIRTKAAGVCHSDLHFVEGSYTHALPAVLGHESAGIVEAVGSEVRTVKVGDHVITCLNPYCGHCEVCLTGHMNLCISPETRRGKGEEPRLFREDLSGTGDTKMAQFLNLSSFAEMMLVHEHACVAIRKDMPFDRAALIGCSVMTGVGAVMHTSNVRPGETVAVIGCGGVGLATINGAAIAGAGRIIAIDRLAGKLELAKTFGATDVVDASQVDDIAKAVVELTGGGVHHSFEAIGLKATAEASFKMLRRGGTANVIGMIPVGTKIELHGVDFLGERRIQGSYMGSNRFPVDMPRLVDFYMSGKLKLDELISRRIKLEDVNSAFDELKRGELARSVIVFD; translated from the coding sequence ATGAAGGCCGCTGTTCTGCGCGAGGTGGGCAAACCCCTCCAGATCGAGACCGTGGCCATCGGCAAGCCCGGCCCGCGCGAAGTGCTGATCCGCACCAAGGCCGCCGGCGTCTGCCACTCCGACCTGCACTTCGTCGAAGGCTCCTACACCCACGCCCTGCCCGCCGTGCTGGGCCATGAGAGCGCCGGCATCGTCGAGGCGGTCGGGTCCGAGGTTCGCACCGTCAAGGTCGGCGACCACGTCATCACCTGCCTCAACCCCTATTGCGGCCACTGCGAGGTCTGCCTGACCGGGCACATGAACCTCTGCATCAGCCCCGAGACCCGCCGCGGCAAGGGTGAGGAGCCCCGTCTGTTCCGCGAGGACCTCTCCGGGACGGGCGACACCAAGATGGCCCAGTTCCTGAACCTGTCGTCCTTCGCCGAGATGATGCTGGTGCACGAGCACGCGTGCGTCGCCATCCGCAAGGACATGCCGTTCGACCGCGCCGCCCTGATCGGCTGCTCGGTGATGACCGGCGTGGGCGCGGTGATGCACACCTCCAACGTCCGGCCCGGCGAGACCGTGGCCGTGATCGGCTGCGGTGGCGTGGGCCTCGCCACCATCAACGGCGCAGCCATCGCGGGCGCGGGCCGGATCATCGCCATCGACCGCCTGGCCGGAAAGCTGGAGCTGGCCAAGACCTTCGGCGCCACCGACGTGGTCGACGCCTCCCAGGTCGACGATATCGCCAAGGCCGTGGTCGAGCTGACCGGCGGCGGCGTGCATCACAGCTTCGAGGCCATCGGCCTGAAAGCCACGGCGGAGGCCTCGTTCAAGATGCTGCGCCGAGGCGGCACGGCCAATGTCATCGGCATGATCCCGGTCGGCACCAAGATCGAGCTGCACGGCGTCGACTTCCTGGGCGAGCGCCGCATCCAGGGCAGCTATATGGGCTCCAACCGCTTCCCGGTCGACATGCCGCGCCTGGTGGACTTCTACATGTCGGGCAAGCTGAAGCTGGACGAACTGATCTCGCGCCGGATCAAGCTGGAGGACGTCAACTCGGCGTTCGACGAGCTCAAGCGCGGCGAGCTGGCGCGATCGGTGATCGTGTTTGACTGA
- a CDS encoding MFS transporter, whose product MAAIRAERASSGQGPLGTWRLAAFALPCVPVAAMLMPVVVYLPNYYATDLGVGLTAIGLAFGVVRLFDLWLDPTLGFLIDRTNTRFGRFKPWLVAGLPIAVLAVWMLFMARPGIDGAYILFWLVLGFLGQSMATMAHVTWGARLAPEYGQRARVFSWWQGFTVLGMLIVLAMPPLMKLGFGLDYGQGVRAMGWFVVLSLPVAILLALFAVHEPPSPPNINSATWRHYWDLIRRPSILRLLVSDILLGTGPVIAGTLFFFYFDAIRGWDRSEAGLLLLLYFTGALLGAPLWGRLGQAIGKHRALSIASAAYAVAQLSVLMAPEGLAWGIVTMTLAGLPYSAGPILLRAMMADLGDEERLKSGVDRSGLMFGLLSGVVKIGSAIAVFASVSALDLFGFKADLGAGNTPLALGVLSVSFAVVPALLTLAGAALINGHTLDKAAHDAIRKALEARDAAQNTAETYGR is encoded by the coding sequence GTGGCGGCGATCCGCGCTGAGCGCGCAAGCAGCGGCCAAGGGCCCTTAGGAACCTGGCGTCTGGCGGCCTTTGCGCTGCCCTGCGTTCCGGTGGCGGCGATGCTCATGCCCGTCGTCGTCTATCTGCCCAACTACTACGCCACGGATCTGGGCGTGGGCCTGACGGCGATCGGGCTGGCCTTCGGCGTCGTTCGCCTGTTCGACCTGTGGCTGGATCCGACGCTCGGGTTCCTGATCGATAGGACCAACACGCGCTTTGGCCGGTTCAAGCCCTGGCTGGTGGCCGGCCTGCCCATCGCCGTGCTCGCGGTCTGGATGCTGTTCATGGCGCGGCCGGGGATCGACGGCGCCTACATTCTGTTCTGGCTGGTGCTGGGGTTCCTGGGCCAGTCCATGGCGACGATGGCGCACGTCACCTGGGGAGCCCGGCTGGCGCCGGAATATGGGCAGCGCGCGCGCGTGTTCAGCTGGTGGCAGGGCTTCACCGTCTTGGGCATGCTGATCGTGCTGGCCATGCCGCCGCTGATGAAGCTCGGCTTCGGGCTCGACTACGGTCAGGGCGTGCGGGCGATGGGCTGGTTCGTGGTGCTGAGCCTGCCCGTGGCCATCCTTCTGGCGCTGTTCGCCGTTCACGAGCCGCCGTCGCCGCCGAACATCAATTCCGCCACCTGGCGTCACTATTGGGATCTGATCCGCCGGCCGTCGATTCTGCGCTTGCTGGTGTCGGACATTCTTCTGGGGACGGGCCCGGTCATCGCCGGCACGCTGTTCTTCTTCTATTTCGACGCCATTCGTGGCTGGGACCGTTCCGAGGCCGGCCTGCTGCTGTTGCTCTATTTCACCGGCGCCCTGCTGGGCGCGCCCCTCTGGGGGCGGCTTGGACAGGCGATCGGCAAGCATCGCGCCCTGTCCATCGCTTCGGCGGCCTACGCCGTGGCGCAGCTCTCGGTGCTGATGGCGCCAGAGGGGCTGGCGTGGGGGATCGTGACCATGACCCTGGCCGGCCTGCCCTACAGCGCGGGCCCCATCCTGCTGCGCGCCATGATGGCCGACCTGGGCGACGAGGAGCGCCTCAAGAGCGGCGTGGATCGCAGTGGTCTGATGTTTGGTTTGCTGAGCGGGGTCGTGAAGATCGGCTCGGCCATTGCGGTCTTTGCGTCCGTCAGCGCACTGGACCTCTTTGGCTTCAAGGCGGACCTCGGGGCCGGCAATACGCCGCTGGCGCTGGGCGTGCTCTCGGTCAGCTTCGCCGTCGTGCCCGCGCTTCTGACGCTGGCCGGCGCGGCCCTGATCAACGGTCACACCCTGGACAAGGCGGCGCACGACGCGATCCGCAAGGCGCTTGAGGCGCGGGACGCCGCGCAGAACACTGCGGAGACTTACGGGCGATAG
- a CDS encoding phosphocholine-specific phospholipase C: MPNLDRRSLLAALGALSLPPALARAAAIDADVRSGTIQDVEHVVILMQENRSFDHYFGTLNGVRGFGDRFPIPVRDAAGRQDGSVFAQAWSKDKLLAPFPLDSAQTFAHMRVEGTPHSWTDAQDAWDQGRMDRWPDAKKPWSMGYFQRADIPFQFALADAFTLCDAYHCSTQTGTNTNRLFLWTGTNDGLGQAGGPSISNSHDNFAEKGGSKESYSWTTYPERLLQAGVSWRIYQDMADNFTDNPLAGFKAYREAYKDLPGSNPRLKQLALSTHHLDKLREDVLAGRLPQVSWIIAPAADSEHPGPSSPAQGADYTARVIDALTADPKVWARTVFLVMFDENDGFFDHVPPPAPPSYDAAGKLLGASSVDLVGEHHRVRNPTEAKSERDDLMGRPYGLGPRVPLYVISPWSRGGFVNSQVFDHTSVLRFLETRFGVMEPNISPWRRAVCGDLTTCFDFKTPNTNPFPALPATAEPAGRAAKLGRAKPPTPEAVVAPVQAKGPRPSRALPYALEIDGRVTPDGMALTMVNAGKVAAVLHVYDRLRLDQVPRRYTVGPKAHMTDTWPAGAHDLWIVGPNGFHRRFAGTGTGVEITARPSKDGLVVTISNTRPTARSVDLDILGQAPWRVDLPGVDTVSQTFATQQGWYDVTARLEGEPTWLRRLAGRIETGADSISDPWVGGEAVLKV; encoded by the coding sequence ATGCCCAATCTCGACCGTCGCAGCCTGCTCGCCGCCCTCGGCGCCCTGAGCCTGCCGCCGGCGCTGGCGCGCGCCGCCGCGATCGACGCCGACGTGCGCAGCGGGACGATCCAGGATGTCGAGCACGTGGTGATCCTGATGCAGGAGAACCGCAGCTTTGATCACTATTTCGGGACGCTGAACGGCGTGCGCGGCTTTGGCGATCGGTTCCCGATCCCGGTCCGCGACGCGGCGGGACGCCAGGACGGCTCGGTCTTCGCCCAGGCCTGGAGCAAGGACAAGCTCTTGGCGCCCTTCCCGCTGGATAGCGCCCAGACCTTCGCCCACATGCGCGTCGAGGGCACGCCGCACAGCTGGACCGACGCCCAGGACGCCTGGGACCAGGGCCGTATGGACCGCTGGCCCGACGCCAAGAAGCCCTGGTCGATGGGCTATTTCCAGCGCGCCGACATCCCGTTCCAGTTCGCCCTGGCCGATGCCTTCACGCTGTGCGACGCCTATCACTGCTCGACCCAGACCGGCACCAACACCAACCGCCTGTTCCTGTGGACCGGGACCAATGACGGCCTGGGGCAGGCCGGCGGTCCGTCGATCTCCAACAGCCATGACAACTTCGCCGAAAAGGGCGGGTCCAAGGAGTCCTACAGCTGGACGACCTATCCCGAGCGGCTGCTGCAGGCCGGGGTCAGCTGGCGCATCTACCAGGACATGGCCGACAACTTCACCGACAACCCGCTGGCGGGGTTCAAGGCCTATCGCGAGGCCTACAAGGACCTGCCGGGCTCGAACCCGCGCCTGAAGCAGCTGGCCCTGTCGACCCATCACCTGGACAAGCTGCGCGAGGACGTGCTGGCCGGCCGCCTGCCGCAGGTCTCGTGGATCATCGCCCCGGCCGCCGACTCTGAGCATCCGGGCCCCTCCAGCCCCGCCCAGGGCGCGGACTACACCGCGCGCGTCATCGACGCCCTGACCGCCGATCCCAAGGTCTGGGCGCGGACGGTGTTCCTGGTGATGTTCGACGAGAACGACGGCTTCTTCGACCACGTCCCGCCGCCGGCCCCGCCATCGTACGACGCGGCGGGCAAGCTGCTGGGCGCCTCCAGCGTCGATCTCGTGGGCGAGCATCACCGGGTGCGCAATCCCACCGAGGCCAAGTCCGAGCGCGACGACCTGATGGGCCGCCCCTATGGCCTGGGTCCGCGCGTGCCGCTGTACGTGATCTCCCCGTGGAGCCGGGGCGGCTTCGTCAACAGCCAGGTGTTCGATCACACCTCGGTGCTGCGGTTCCTGGAGACACGCTTTGGCGTGATGGAGCCCAATATCTCGCCGTGGCGTCGGGCGGTATGCGGCGACCTGACCACCTGCTTCGACTTCAAGACGCCCAACACCAACCCCTTCCCCGCCCTGCCCGCCACGGCCGAGCCGGCGGGCCGCGCCGCCAAGCTGGGCCGCGCCAAGCCGCCGACGCCCGAAGCGGTGGTCGCCCCGGTCCAGGCCAAGGGCCCCCGCCCCTCGCGCGCCCTGCCCTATGCCCTCGAGATCGACGGGCGCGTCACGCCGGACGGTATGGCCCTGACGATGGTCAACGCCGGCAAGGTGGCGGCGGTGCTGCACGTCTATGATCGCCTGCGCCTAGACCAGGTCCCGCGTCGCTACACCGTGGGGCCCAAGGCGCACATGACCGACACATGGCCGGCCGGGGCGCATGATCTGTGGATCGTGGGTCCCAACGGCTTCCATCGTCGGTTCGCCGGGACCGGCACGGGCGTCGAGATCACCGCCCGTCCGTCGAAGGACGGCCTGGTGGTGACGATCAGCAACACGCGGCCGACCGCCCGCTCCGTCGACCTCGATATCCTGGGCCAGGCGCCCTGGCGCGTGGATCTGCCGGGCGTCGACACCGTGTCGCAGACCTTCGCCACCCAGCAGGGCTGGTACGATGTCACCGCGCGTCTCGAGGGCGAGCCGACCTGGCTGCGCCGCCTGGCCGGCCGGATCGAGACCGGCGCGGACTCGATCAGCGATCCCTGGGTGGGCGGCGAGGCGGTGCTGAAGGTCTAA
- a CDS encoding M20/M25/M40 family metallo-hydrolase, with amino-acid sequence MLRHTASLLALAAVLVAAPATAQSQGTAPKAADADKAVAKIVASPGFKKAVAKLDADFDRTVADIITLTEIPAPPFKEEQRAKAYLEMLKAHGLTNVEMDAEGNVMGVRPGTATKGKGPFVVIAAHLDTVFPEGTDVKVRREGTKLMAPGIGDDTRALSTLLAYVRAMDAAGIKTKADILFVGNVGEEGPGDLRGVRYLFNKGPYKGRITSFFSMDGGDPDQIVDQGTGSKRYRVTFTGPGGHSYGAFGIVNPMAAMAKAVTDLYAIEAPKKPKTTYSASVTGGGTSVNSIPHDVFMEFDMRSESAAELAKLDQTLIGIFDKAVAGENAVRSTKNGVVSYQAKVIGERPAGATPHTTQIVALTEGAVKALGYKPTYQASSTDSNIPMSLGVPALTIGAGFRGGRAHALDEWIDVTKDESLKGMQVGLAALLAVAGVE; translated from the coding sequence ATGCTCCGCCACACCGCCTCCCTGCTCGCGCTGGCCGCCGTCCTCGTCGCCGCGCCCGCAACCGCTCAGTCCCAGGGCACCGCGCCCAAGGCCGCTGACGCCGACAAGGCCGTCGCCAAGATCGTCGCCTCGCCCGGCTTCAAGAAGGCCGTCGCCAAGCTGGACGCCGACTTCGACCGCACCGTCGCCGACATCATCACCCTGACCGAGATCCCCGCCCCGCCCTTCAAGGAAGAGCAGCGCGCCAAGGCGTATCTCGAGATGCTGAAGGCCCACGGCCTGACCAATGTCGAGATGGACGCCGAGGGCAATGTCATGGGCGTGCGTCCGGGCACAGCCACCAAGGGCAAGGGCCCGTTCGTGGTCATCGCCGCGCACCTGGACACCGTCTTCCCCGAAGGCACCGACGTGAAGGTGCGCCGTGAGGGCACCAAGCTGATGGCGCCGGGCATCGGCGACGACACCCGCGCGCTGTCGACCCTGCTGGCCTATGTCCGCGCCATGGACGCGGCGGGCATCAAGACCAAGGCCGATATCCTCTTTGTCGGCAATGTCGGCGAGGAAGGCCCCGGCGACCTGCGCGGCGTGCGCTACCTCTTCAACAAGGGGCCCTACAAGGGCCGGATCACGTCCTTCTTCTCGATGGACGGCGGCGATCCCGACCAGATCGTCGACCAGGGCACCGGCTCCAAGCGCTATCGCGTGACCTTCACGGGTCCCGGCGGCCACAGCTATGGCGCGTTCGGCATCGTCAATCCGATGGCGGCCATGGCCAAGGCCGTGACCGACCTCTACGCGATCGAGGCGCCCAAGAAACCCAAGACCACCTACTCGGCCAGCGTCACGGGCGGCGGCACCTCGGTGAACTCGATCCCGCACGACGTGTTCATGGAGTTCGACATGCGCTCGGAGAGCGCGGCCGAACTGGCCAAGCTGGACCAGACCCTGATCGGCATCTTCGACAAGGCCGTGGCCGGCGAGAACGCCGTCCGCTCCACCAAGAACGGCGTTGTCAGCTACCAGGCCAAGGTGATCGGCGAGCGCCCGGCCGGCGCCACGCCACACACCACCCAGATCGTCGCCTTGACGGAAGGCGCGGTAAAGGCCCTGGGCTACAAGCCGACCTATCAGGCCAGCTCGACCGACTCCAACATCCCCATGAGCCTGGGCGTGCCGGCCCTGACCATCGGCGCGGGCTTCCGCGGCGGCCGCGCGCATGCGCTCGATGAGTGGATCGACGTCACCAAGGACGAGAGCCTGAAGGGCATGCAGGTGGGCCTGGCGGCCCTGCTGGCCGTGGCGGGGGTGGAGTAA